ATGGTTAGCGTGGATGGCGTGAAAGCCCGGTTCGATGGCGGATGGCGTGGCCATGGGTTTCCTTGTCTGGGAGTCGGTTCAATCCTGATTCCAGAGGTTACCGTATGTGACCTCAGATGCCGATAACCGAACGATAACCGATCACAGAGGCAATGTAGGAGGCAGCGCAATGTGGACACTGATTACCGGGGCGAGCTCCGGCATCGGCCGGGCCCTGGCCCTGGAGCTGGGGCAACAGGGCCACGACCTGATGCTGTCCGGCCGCGACAAGGGCCGCTTGACGGCGGTGGCAGAGGCAATTCGGGAGCAGTCGCCCGGATGTCAGGTTGAAATACTGCCTGCGGACCTGTCAGACCCGGCCAGCACCCGGGAATTGGCGGCCAGGATCGGCGAGGAGGTCGAGCGCCTCAATGCCTTTATTTACTGCGCCGGCATTGGCGAGCCGGCGCCGGATTTCGCCAGCCTGGAACTGATTGATTTCCAGGAAGCGCTGGCGGTGAACGTCTCGGCGCCCCTGTTGCTTTGCCAGCAGCTGTTGCCGTTGATGCGTGGCGGCGATACGGCGTCCCGCATCGTGATGATCGGCGCCGGAATGGATAAACAGGCCCAGCCCGGCACCGGTAGCTACGGCATCAGCAAGATGGCCCTGCGCCGGCTGGTGCGCCAGATGGCGGTGGAGTTCGACACTATGGCCGACGGACCGGTGGTCAGTCTGTTCCAGCCGGGGTTGGTGGATACCCCGGGCATCCGGAGACACATTGCCAAGGCGGAAAACCTCGATCTGCCCCATGCCCGGTGGCTGGCAGGCCGGCTTGAGGCCGGCGAATGCCTCACCGCGGAACAGGCGGCCAGCGCTCTGGCCTTCACTCTTCGGCAAGTCCCCGACAGCGATTTCCATGGGGCGGTATTTAACGGTCGGGATCTGGTGGATTCGCTGTCGTTCGCGGCCAGTTGACGGGGCCCGGAGGCCTGATCAACTTCGTTGGGGCCTAGAGCGGCACCCGCATGGTTTCCGAACCGCTCTCCGGCATGCCGATCATCTCATCGGTGCCGGTGGGCGGAATCACCTCGGTGTGTTCAACCTGATAATCGTGGAAATACTCCCGTACCGCACAGGCGCCGGAGAACATCACCGGCTTGTCGTAGGCGTCGGTGAGTACATAACCCTGGCCGTTCAGGTAGAACCGCGCCATGTAATAGCGGCCCTCCATGGAAACAATCTCCAGAAGGGAAATCGGATCGTTTTTGTGGGATTTCAGCTCTCCGGTATCCATATGCATGGGAAGTCTCCCGCAGGTTTGTTGTCGTAAACATCTCTACGGCGGATCCTGGTAAACAGGTCATATAATGATCAGAAAAGGGAGGCATCCAGGGCAGGTCGTATTGATCCGTGAACGAGCAACCACGAGGTGGTGCTATGAGACTCAAACAGGAACGGGCCGGGATCCCGCCGGCCCCATGGCTGCTAGCGGCGGCCTTCGCCTGGGCACTGGTCTGGGCAGCCGGCGTTCAGGCCGAGAGCGCAGACAAAGACGCAGACATCCAGGAAACCATCCTCCGGCAGATCGAGGCGTTTGCCAACGACGATCGCGAACAGGCCTGGGCCTTTGCCTCCGAAGGTGTCAAACGACGTTTCGGTTCTTCCGATGTCTTCGTCGCCATGGTGCGGGAGGCCTACCCGGCAGTGCATCAG
The nucleotide sequence above comes from Marinobacter gudaonensis. Encoded proteins:
- a CDS encoding DUF6482 family protein yields the protein MHMDTGELKSHKNDPISLLEIVSMEGRYYMARFYLNGQGYVLTDAYDKPVMFSGACAVREYFHDYQVEHTEVIPPTGTDEMIGMPESGSETMRVPL
- a CDS encoding DUF4864 domain-containing protein, with amino-acid sequence MRLKQERAGIPPAPWLLAAAFAWALVWAAGVQAESADKDADIQETILRQIEAFANDDREQAWAFASEGVKRRFGSSDVFVAMVREAYPAVHQATAIEFTQRVPHGAFEIQVVRLQGPDGKRWDAYYRMVMSEGDWKVAGVRLHPAELGI
- a CDS encoding SDR family NAD(P)-dependent oxidoreductase — encoded protein: MWTLITGASSGIGRALALELGQQGHDLMLSGRDKGRLTAVAEAIREQSPGCQVEILPADLSDPASTRELAARIGEEVERLNAFIYCAGIGEPAPDFASLELIDFQEALAVNVSAPLLLCQQLLPLMRGGDTASRIVMIGAGMDKQAQPGTGSYGISKMALRRLVRQMAVEFDTMADGPVVSLFQPGLVDTPGIRRHIAKAENLDLPHARWLAGRLEAGECLTAEQAASALAFTLRQVPDSDFHGAVFNGRDLVDSLSFAAS